Proteins from a single region of Engystomops pustulosus chromosome 5, aEngPut4.maternal, whole genome shotgun sequence:
- the WAC gene encoding WW domain-containing adapter protein with coiled-coil isoform X2 — MRDSADPSPPNKMRRSDSPEKYADSVGHGKAKSVHIHRVRERDGGTSFSPQENSHNHSALHSSNSHSSTPSKTYDPADDWSEHISSSGKKYYYNCRTEVSQWEKPKEWLEREQRQKDSTKVAINSFPKDRDYRREAMQAAATVDEKHSNDASSMLPQNILSQTSRHNDRDYRLPRTETHSSAAPVQHVKPVVHSSAAPSTVPPSTFTVQPDHPPPKKSFDANGAAALSKLPVPTSSIPAQKTDRKDSSSADKPSCTTPSTSSAPGLNPSTAPPSSSTSTVPVSPVPQSPIPSLLQDPNLLRQLLPALQATLQINNSNVDISKINEVLTAAVTQASLQSILHKIITAGPSAFNITSLISQVAQLSAQATQSNQSPMSLTSDASSPRSYVSPRISTPQTNTVPHKPLINTTSVSSQPKANTTVGAKQGPSTQTVPQQAVTADKPQGHEPTSPRNLQRQSSQRSPSPSPNHTSSTCASSTSSVTQSTSARSSSCSLTPTLAAYFNENLIKHVQGWPSDHAEKQAARLREEAHNMGSIHMSEICTELKNLRSLVRVCEIQATLREQRILFLRQQIKELEKLKNQNSFMV, encoded by the exons ATGCGAGATTCTGCAGATCCGTCTCCCCCAAATAAAATGCGCAGATCAGATAGCCCTGAGAAATATGCTGACAGTGTTGGACATGGAAAGGCCAAAAGTGTGCACATTCACAGGGTGCGGGAGAGGGATGGAG gGACCAGTTTTTCTCCACAAGAAAATTCACATAACCACAGTGCTCTTCATAGCTCAAATTCACATTCTTCTACTCCAAGCAAG ACATATGATCCTGCAGATGACTGGTCTGAACATATCAGCTCTTCTGGAAAAAAGTACTATTACAATTGCCGAACAGAAGTGTCTCAGTGGGAGAAACCGAAAGAGTGGCTGGAGAG AGAACAACGCCAAAAGGATTCAACCAAAGTGGCAATTAATAGTTTCCCCAAAGACAGAGACTATAGAAGAGAAGCGATGCAGGCCGCAGCCACAG TTGATGAGAAACATTCCAATGACGCCAGCAGCATGCTTCCACAGAATATCTTGTCGCAGACAAGCCGGCACAATGATAGAGACTACAGACTCCCCAGAACAGAGACTCACAGTAGTGCAGCCCCGGTGCAGCACGTTAAACCGGTGGTTCACTCCTCCGCTGCCCCCAGCACTGTTCCTCCTAGTACTTTTACAGTACAGCCTGACCACCCTCCTCCTAAAAAGTCTTTTGACGCAAATGGAGCAGCGGCGTTATCGAAACTGCCTGTCCCTACATCTTCCATCCCAGCACAAAAAACGGACAGAAAAG ACTCGTCATCTGCTGACAAACCATCCTGTACTACTCCCTCCACGTCATCTGCCCCTGGACTGAACCCCTCCACCGCTCCTCCCTCCTCGTCCACCTCTACAGTCCCCGTGTCTCCGGTGCCACAATCCCCAATTCCTTCACTATTGCAGGACCCCAATCTCCTGCGACAGCTGCTCCCTGCCTTGCAAGCCACTCTACAGATTAATAATTCTAATGTGGACATCTCTAAGATTAATGAAG TCCTTACAGCTGCTGTGACACAAGCCTCTTTACAATCTATACTACACAAGATCATTACTGCTGGGCCCTCCGCGTTCAACATCACGTCCCTAATCTCCCAGGTGGCACAGCTGTCCGCACAAG caacaCAGTCCAATCAGTCTCCAATGTCTCTGACATCTGATGCCTCTTCACCGAGATCATATGTATCCCCCCGGATCAGCACACCACAGACTAACACCGTTCCCCACAAGCCCCTGATAAACACAACATCTGTATCTTCACAGCCAAAG GCCAATACCACGGTTGGTGCTAAGCAAGGACCATCAACACAGACTGTACCCCAGCAGGCTGTTACTGCTGACAAACCCCAAGGACATGAACCCACTTCCCCCCGAAACCTTCAACGACAAAG TAGTCAGAGAAGCCCGTCTCCCAGTCCAAACCACACCTCCAGCACTTGTGCGTCCAGCACGTCATCAGTAACGCAGAGCACGTCTGCGCGGTCGTCATCCTGTTCACTGACTCCAACGCTAGCTGCCTACTTCAATGAAAACCTTATAAAGCATGTTCAAGGCTGGCCATCAGATCATGCAGAGAAACAG GCCGCAAGGTTGCGTGAAGAAGCTCACAACATGGGGAGCATTCACATGTCAGAAATTTGTACAGAGTTGAAAAATTTAAGGTCTTTAGTTCGAGTATGTGAAATTCAAGCGACTTTGCGTGAGCAGAG GATACTGTTTTTGAGACAGCAAATTAAAGAACTTGAAAAACTTAAAAATCAGAATTCCTTCATGGTGTGA
- the WAC gene encoding WW domain-containing adapter protein with coiled-coil isoform X1, which produces MRDSADPSPPNKMRRSDSPEKYADSVGHGKAKSVHIHRVRERDGGTSFSPQENSHNHSALHSSNSHSSTPSKASDTTYDPADDWSEHISSSGKKYYYNCRTEVSQWEKPKEWLEREQRQKDSTKVAINSFPKDRDYRREAMQAAATVDEKHSNDASSMLPQNILSQTSRHNDRDYRLPRTETHSSAAPVQHVKPVVHSSAAPSTVPPSTFTVQPDHPPPKKSFDANGAAALSKLPVPTSSIPAQKTDRKDSSSADKPSCTTPSTSSAPGLNPSTAPPSSSTSTVPVSPVPQSPIPSLLQDPNLLRQLLPALQATLQINNSNVDISKINEVLTAAVTQASLQSILHKIITAGPSAFNITSLISQVAQLSAQATQSNQSPMSLTSDASSPRSYVSPRISTPQTNTVPHKPLINTTSVSSQPKANTTVGAKQGPSTQTVPQQAVTADKPQGHEPTSPRNLQRQSSQRSPSPSPNHTSSTCASSTSSVTQSTSARSSSCSLTPTLAAYFNENLIKHVQGWPSDHAEKQAARLREEAHNMGSIHMSEICTELKNLRSLVRVCEIQATLREQRILFLRQQIKELEKLKNQNSFMV; this is translated from the exons ATGCGAGATTCTGCAGATCCGTCTCCCCCAAATAAAATGCGCAGATCAGATAGCCCTGAGAAATATGCTGACAGTGTTGGACATGGAAAGGCCAAAAGTGTGCACATTCACAGGGTGCGGGAGAGGGATGGAG gGACCAGTTTTTCTCCACAAGAAAATTCACATAACCACAGTGCTCTTCATAGCTCAAATTCACATTCTTCTACTCCAAGCAAGGCGAGTGATACT ACATATGATCCTGCAGATGACTGGTCTGAACATATCAGCTCTTCTGGAAAAAAGTACTATTACAATTGCCGAACAGAAGTGTCTCAGTGGGAGAAACCGAAAGAGTGGCTGGAGAG AGAACAACGCCAAAAGGATTCAACCAAAGTGGCAATTAATAGTTTCCCCAAAGACAGAGACTATAGAAGAGAAGCGATGCAGGCCGCAGCCACAG TTGATGAGAAACATTCCAATGACGCCAGCAGCATGCTTCCACAGAATATCTTGTCGCAGACAAGCCGGCACAATGATAGAGACTACAGACTCCCCAGAACAGAGACTCACAGTAGTGCAGCCCCGGTGCAGCACGTTAAACCGGTGGTTCACTCCTCCGCTGCCCCCAGCACTGTTCCTCCTAGTACTTTTACAGTACAGCCTGACCACCCTCCTCCTAAAAAGTCTTTTGACGCAAATGGAGCAGCGGCGTTATCGAAACTGCCTGTCCCTACATCTTCCATCCCAGCACAAAAAACGGACAGAAAAG ACTCGTCATCTGCTGACAAACCATCCTGTACTACTCCCTCCACGTCATCTGCCCCTGGACTGAACCCCTCCACCGCTCCTCCCTCCTCGTCCACCTCTACAGTCCCCGTGTCTCCGGTGCCACAATCCCCAATTCCTTCACTATTGCAGGACCCCAATCTCCTGCGACAGCTGCTCCCTGCCTTGCAAGCCACTCTACAGATTAATAATTCTAATGTGGACATCTCTAAGATTAATGAAG TCCTTACAGCTGCTGTGACACAAGCCTCTTTACAATCTATACTACACAAGATCATTACTGCTGGGCCCTCCGCGTTCAACATCACGTCCCTAATCTCCCAGGTGGCACAGCTGTCCGCACAAG caacaCAGTCCAATCAGTCTCCAATGTCTCTGACATCTGATGCCTCTTCACCGAGATCATATGTATCCCCCCGGATCAGCACACCACAGACTAACACCGTTCCCCACAAGCCCCTGATAAACACAACATCTGTATCTTCACAGCCAAAG GCCAATACCACGGTTGGTGCTAAGCAAGGACCATCAACACAGACTGTACCCCAGCAGGCTGTTACTGCTGACAAACCCCAAGGACATGAACCCACTTCCCCCCGAAACCTTCAACGACAAAG TAGTCAGAGAAGCCCGTCTCCCAGTCCAAACCACACCTCCAGCACTTGTGCGTCCAGCACGTCATCAGTAACGCAGAGCACGTCTGCGCGGTCGTCATCCTGTTCACTGACTCCAACGCTAGCTGCCTACTTCAATGAAAACCTTATAAAGCATGTTCAAGGCTGGCCATCAGATCATGCAGAGAAACAG GCCGCAAGGTTGCGTGAAGAAGCTCACAACATGGGGAGCATTCACATGTCAGAAATTTGTACAGAGTTGAAAAATTTAAGGTCTTTAGTTCGAGTATGTGAAATTCAAGCGACTTTGCGTGAGCAGAG GATACTGTTTTTGAGACAGCAAATTAAAGAACTTGAAAAACTTAAAAATCAGAATTCCTTCATGGTGTGA
- the WAC gene encoding WW domain-containing adapter protein with coiled-coil isoform X3 — protein sequence MVMYARKQARLSDGCHDRRDSQPYQTLKYSKGHPSSGDHRHDKMRDSADPSPPNKMRRSDSPEKYADSVGHGKAKSVHIHRVRERDGGTSFSPQENSHNHSALHSSNSHSSTPSKASDTTYDPADDWSEHISSSGKKYYYNCRTEVSQWEKPKEWLEREQRQKDSTKVAINSFPKDRDYRREAMQAAATVDEKHSNDASSMLPQNILSQTSRHNDRDYRLPRTETHSSAAPVQHVKPVVHSSAAPSTVPPSTFTVQPDHPPPKKSFDANGAAALSKLPVPTSSIPAQKTDRKDSSSADKPSCTTPSTSSAPGLNPSTAPPSSSTSTVPVSPVPQSPIPSLLQDPNLLRQLLPALQATLQINNSNVDISKINEVLTAAVTQASLQSILHKIITAGPSAFNITSLISQVAQLSAQATQSNQSPMSLTSDASSPRSYVSPRISTPQTNTVPHKPLINTTSVSSQPKANTTVGAKQGPSTQTVPQQAVTADKPQGHEPTSPRNLQRQSSQRSPSPSPNHTSSTCASSTSSVTQSTSARSSSCSLTPTLAAYFNENLIKHVQGWPSDHAEKQAARLREEAHNMGSIHMSEICTELKNLRSLVRVCEIQATLREQRILFLRQQIKELEKLKNQNSFMV from the exons ATGGTAATGTATGCAAGGAAACAAGCGAGACTCAGTGATGG CTGTCACGACCGAAGGGACTCCCAACCCTACCAG acTCTCAAATATTCAAAGGGTCACCCAAGCAGCGGTGATCACCGTCATGACAAGATGCGAGATTCTGCAGATCCGTCTCCCCCAAATAAAATGCGCAGATCAGATAGCCCTGAGAAATATGCTGACAGTGTTGGACATGGAAAGGCCAAAAGTGTGCACATTCACAGGGTGCGGGAGAGGGATGGAG gGACCAGTTTTTCTCCACAAGAAAATTCACATAACCACAGTGCTCTTCATAGCTCAAATTCACATTCTTCTACTCCAAGCAAGGCGAGTGATACT ACATATGATCCTGCAGATGACTGGTCTGAACATATCAGCTCTTCTGGAAAAAAGTACTATTACAATTGCCGAACAGAAGTGTCTCAGTGGGAGAAACCGAAAGAGTGGCTGGAGAG AGAACAACGCCAAAAGGATTCAACCAAAGTGGCAATTAATAGTTTCCCCAAAGACAGAGACTATAGAAGAGAAGCGATGCAGGCCGCAGCCACAG TTGATGAGAAACATTCCAATGACGCCAGCAGCATGCTTCCACAGAATATCTTGTCGCAGACAAGCCGGCACAATGATAGAGACTACAGACTCCCCAGAACAGAGACTCACAGTAGTGCAGCCCCGGTGCAGCACGTTAAACCGGTGGTTCACTCCTCCGCTGCCCCCAGCACTGTTCCTCCTAGTACTTTTACAGTACAGCCTGACCACCCTCCTCCTAAAAAGTCTTTTGACGCAAATGGAGCAGCGGCGTTATCGAAACTGCCTGTCCCTACATCTTCCATCCCAGCACAAAAAACGGACAGAAAAG ACTCGTCATCTGCTGACAAACCATCCTGTACTACTCCCTCCACGTCATCTGCCCCTGGACTGAACCCCTCCACCGCTCCTCCCTCCTCGTCCACCTCTACAGTCCCCGTGTCTCCGGTGCCACAATCCCCAATTCCTTCACTATTGCAGGACCCCAATCTCCTGCGACAGCTGCTCCCTGCCTTGCAAGCCACTCTACAGATTAATAATTCTAATGTGGACATCTCTAAGATTAATGAAG TCCTTACAGCTGCTGTGACACAAGCCTCTTTACAATCTATACTACACAAGATCATTACTGCTGGGCCCTCCGCGTTCAACATCACGTCCCTAATCTCCCAGGTGGCACAGCTGTCCGCACAAG caacaCAGTCCAATCAGTCTCCAATGTCTCTGACATCTGATGCCTCTTCACCGAGATCATATGTATCCCCCCGGATCAGCACACCACAGACTAACACCGTTCCCCACAAGCCCCTGATAAACACAACATCTGTATCTTCACAGCCAAAG GCCAATACCACGGTTGGTGCTAAGCAAGGACCATCAACACAGACTGTACCCCAGCAGGCTGTTACTGCTGACAAACCCCAAGGACATGAACCCACTTCCCCCCGAAACCTTCAACGACAAAG TAGTCAGAGAAGCCCGTCTCCCAGTCCAAACCACACCTCCAGCACTTGTGCGTCCAGCACGTCATCAGTAACGCAGAGCACGTCTGCGCGGTCGTCATCCTGTTCACTGACTCCAACGCTAGCTGCCTACTTCAATGAAAACCTTATAAAGCATGTTCAAGGCTGGCCATCAGATCATGCAGAGAAACAG GCCGCAAGGTTGCGTGAAGAAGCTCACAACATGGGGAGCATTCACATGTCAGAAATTTGTACAGAGTTGAAAAATTTAAGGTCTTTAGTTCGAGTATGTGAAATTCAAGCGACTTTGCGTGAGCAGAG GATACTGTTTTTGAGACAGCAAATTAAAGAACTTGAAAAACTTAAAAATCAGAATTCCTTCATGGTGTGA
- the WAC gene encoding WW domain-containing adapter protein with coiled-coil isoform X4, with translation MRDSADPSPPNKMRRSDSPEKYADSVGHGKAKSVHIHRVRERDGGTSFSPQENSHNHSALHSSNSHSSTPSKASDTTYDPADDWSEHISSSGKKYYYNCRTEVSQWEKPKEWLEREQRQKDSTKVAINSFPKDRDYRREAMQAAATDSSSADKPSCTTPSTSSAPGLNPSTAPPSSSTSTVPVSPVPQSPIPSLLQDPNLLRQLLPALQATLQINNSNVDISKINEVLTAAVTQASLQSILHKIITAGPSAFNITSLISQVAQLSAQATQSNQSPMSLTSDASSPRSYVSPRISTPQTNTVPHKPLINTTSVSSQPKANTTVGAKQGPSTQTVPQQAVTADKPQGHEPTSPRNLQRQSSQRSPSPSPNHTSSTCASSTSSVTQSTSARSSSCSLTPTLAAYFNENLIKHVQGWPSDHAEKQAARLREEAHNMGSIHMSEICTELKNLRSLVRVCEIQATLREQRILFLRQQIKELEKLKNQNSFMV, from the exons ATGCGAGATTCTGCAGATCCGTCTCCCCCAAATAAAATGCGCAGATCAGATAGCCCTGAGAAATATGCTGACAGTGTTGGACATGGAAAGGCCAAAAGTGTGCACATTCACAGGGTGCGGGAGAGGGATGGAG gGACCAGTTTTTCTCCACAAGAAAATTCACATAACCACAGTGCTCTTCATAGCTCAAATTCACATTCTTCTACTCCAAGCAAGGCGAGTGATACT ACATATGATCCTGCAGATGACTGGTCTGAACATATCAGCTCTTCTGGAAAAAAGTACTATTACAATTGCCGAACAGAAGTGTCTCAGTGGGAGAAACCGAAAGAGTGGCTGGAGAG AGAACAACGCCAAAAGGATTCAACCAAAGTGGCAATTAATAGTTTCCCCAAAGACAGAGACTATAGAAGAGAAGCGATGCAGGCCGCAGCCACAG ACTCGTCATCTGCTGACAAACCATCCTGTACTACTCCCTCCACGTCATCTGCCCCTGGACTGAACCCCTCCACCGCTCCTCCCTCCTCGTCCACCTCTACAGTCCCCGTGTCTCCGGTGCCACAATCCCCAATTCCTTCACTATTGCAGGACCCCAATCTCCTGCGACAGCTGCTCCCTGCCTTGCAAGCCACTCTACAGATTAATAATTCTAATGTGGACATCTCTAAGATTAATGAAG TCCTTACAGCTGCTGTGACACAAGCCTCTTTACAATCTATACTACACAAGATCATTACTGCTGGGCCCTCCGCGTTCAACATCACGTCCCTAATCTCCCAGGTGGCACAGCTGTCCGCACAAG caacaCAGTCCAATCAGTCTCCAATGTCTCTGACATCTGATGCCTCTTCACCGAGATCATATGTATCCCCCCGGATCAGCACACCACAGACTAACACCGTTCCCCACAAGCCCCTGATAAACACAACATCTGTATCTTCACAGCCAAAG GCCAATACCACGGTTGGTGCTAAGCAAGGACCATCAACACAGACTGTACCCCAGCAGGCTGTTACTGCTGACAAACCCCAAGGACATGAACCCACTTCCCCCCGAAACCTTCAACGACAAAG TAGTCAGAGAAGCCCGTCTCCCAGTCCAAACCACACCTCCAGCACTTGTGCGTCCAGCACGTCATCAGTAACGCAGAGCACGTCTGCGCGGTCGTCATCCTGTTCACTGACTCCAACGCTAGCTGCCTACTTCAATGAAAACCTTATAAAGCATGTTCAAGGCTGGCCATCAGATCATGCAGAGAAACAG GCCGCAAGGTTGCGTGAAGAAGCTCACAACATGGGGAGCATTCACATGTCAGAAATTTGTACAGAGTTGAAAAATTTAAGGTCTTTAGTTCGAGTATGTGAAATTCAAGCGACTTTGCGTGAGCAGAG GATACTGTTTTTGAGACAGCAAATTAAAGAACTTGAAAAACTTAAAAATCAGAATTCCTTCATGGTGTGA